A stretch of DNA from Variovorax paradoxus:
CCAGCGCACCGTGGTGTTCGGCACGTAGTGGTACAGCGCGGCCATGCCGGCCGCGAGCAGCACGAATTCGAAGGTGTCGAAGACCAGCTTGACGATGCTCACGCCCACCACGCCGCGCGAGGCGGTGAACACGTACGAGGTGGTCGACAGGCTCACCGCAAGGATCAGCGGCCCGAGCGTGATGGTGGCCCAGTAGATGAGCACCCGCTGCGCGAACGGCCGCGGCGTGCGCACGCGCCAGATGTTGTTGAGCGTCTTGTCGACAGTGAGGATCAGCGCAATGGCGGTGATCAGCAGCACCACCAGGCCCGCGATGCCCAGGCCGCCGGCCTTGCTCGCGAACTGGTTCAGGTAGCCCAGCACCTGGCGCGCGATGTTGTCGGGAATCAGGCTCTCGATCAGCCAGCGCTGCAGGCGGCCCTGCATGGTGGCGAACATCGGGAACACGGTGAACAGCGCGAGCGCCACCGTGAAGAACGGCACCATCGCGATGGTCGTGGTGAAGGTCAGGCTGCTGGCCGTGAGGCCCAGGCGGTCTTCGCGGAAACGCTCGCCCAATACCGCTGCGGTGTTGCGCCAAGGAAAGCGCGAAAGATCCCTCCAAAGCTGCCTGCGATTCATGGCCTTATCATGCCATCCGCTCTTCCAGAGGCGCGCTGTACGCGATGCGCCTCCCCTTCTCTCTTTCGCCGCCACCGTGTCCGACACCCCGCTTCCTCCCTCTTCCGTCCGCGCCACCCGTTGGTTTGCCGTGGGCAGCCTCGTCGGCCTGATCGTGCTGGGCCTGGCCTGGGAGCTGTGGCTGGCGCCGCTGCGCCCGGGCGGCTCGCTGCTTGCGCTCAAGGTGCTGCCGCTGGTCATTCCGCTCGCGGGGCTTTACAAGAACCGCATGTACACCTACCGCTGGGTCAGCCTGATGATCTGGCTCTACTTCACCGAGGGCGTGGTGCGCGCCTGGAGCGACACCAACGGCGTGGGGCAAATCCTTGCGCTCATCGAGGTGCTGCTGTGCCTCGTGCTCTTCGCGGCCTGCGCGTGGCATGTGCGCCTTCGCCTGCGTCACGCCAAGGCCGCTGCTGCCGCTGCATCTGCCCGTCAACTGGAAGCTTCCGCCCAATGACTTCTTCTGCCACCCCCACCGCGTTGATCGACCAACTGCGCGCCATCGTCGGCGCCTCGCACGTGCTGAACGAGGGCGACCTCACCGCCTACGAGCAGGACTGGCGCAAGCGCGCGCGCGGCAAGTCGCTGGCCGTGGTGCGCCCGGCCAATGCACAGCAGGTGGCCGACGTGGTCAAGGCCTGCGCCGCAGCCGGCACGGCCGTCATTCCGCAGGGCGGCAACACCGGCCTGGCGGTCGGCTCCATTCCCGACGACAGCGGCACGCAGGTGGTGCTGAGCCTGCAGCGCCTGAACGCGATCCGCAGCATCGACGCCGCCAACCTCACGATGACCGTCGAGGCCGGCTGCATCCTGCAGACGCTGCAAGAGACGGCCGAGAAAGCCGGCTACCTGTTTCCGCTGAGCCTCGCGGCCGAGGGCAGCTGCACCATCGGCGGCAACCTCGCGACCAACGCCGGCGGCACGCAGGTCGTGCGCTACGGCAACACGCGCGACCTGTGCCTGGGCCTGGAAGTGGTCACGCCGCAGGGCGAGATCTGGGAAGGCACGAGCGGCCTGCGCAAGGACAACACCGGCTACGACCTGCGCGACCTGATCGTCGGCAGCGAGGGCACGCTGGGCATCATCACCGCCGCGACCATGAAGCTGTACCCGTTGCCCGCCGCGCAACTCACGGCCTGGGCGGCCGTACCTTCGCTGGACCACGCGGTCACGCTGCTGGGCCTGGCGCATAAGCACCTGGGCTCGGGCCTCACGGGCTTCGAGGTGATGGGCAAGTTTGCGCTGAGCCTGGTCGACAAGCACATGCCGCAACTCCGCGTGCCCTTCATCAAGGACGAGGGCGTGCCTTACTGCGTGCTGCTCGAGAATTCCGACAGCGAGTCCGAAGACCACGCCCGCGCGCGCTTCGAGGCGCTGCTCGAAACCGCGTTCGAAGACGGCTGCGTGAGCGACGCGGTGGTGGCCGAGAACCTCACGCAGGCGCACCAGCTCTGGCACATCCGCGAGAGCATTCCGCTGGCGCAGGCCGAGGAAGGCCTGAACATCAAGCACGACATCTCGATCCCGGTGTCGCGCATTCCGGCCTTCGTGGAAGCGACCGACGCGCTGCTCCAGCGCGAGATCGCCGGCGTGCGGCTGGTCAACTTCGGCCACCTGGGCGACGGCAACCTGCACTACAACGTGCAGGCGCCGGAGAACATCGACACCAAGGCCTTCCTGAAGAACGAGGAAGAGCGCATCAACACGCTGGTCTACGACGCGGTCGAGCAGTTCGGCGGCTCGTTCTCGGCCGAGCATGGCGTGGGCTCGCTCAAGGTCGACAAGCTCGAGAAGCACAAGTCGCCGGTGGCGCTGGAGATGATGCGGGCGATCAAGCGTGGGCTTGATCCGAAGAACATCCTCAACCC
This window harbors:
- a CDS encoding YihY family inner membrane protein; translation: MNRRQLWRDLSRFPWRNTAAVLGERFREDRLGLTASSLTFTTTIAMVPFFTVALALFTVFPMFATMQGRLQRWLIESLIPDNIARQVLGYLNQFASKAGGLGIAGLVVLLITAIALILTVDKTLNNIWRVRTPRPFAQRVLIYWATITLGPLILAVSLSTTSYVFTASRGVVGVSIVKLVFDTFEFVLLAAGMAALYHYVPNTTVRWSHAWAGGLFVAAAIEIAKRVLGYYLSLVPTYSVLYGAFATFPILLVWIYVAWVIVLLGAVIAAYLPSLLVGVARRGGAAGWPMQLAMEVLQHLARAQASPAKGMGASELLARMRVDGLQLVPVIDTLVRLDWIAPLAEESANEDPRYVLLADPSTPIEPLLRELLMPRAEPLEDLWQKGPLHTLRLGDVLLI
- a CDS encoding DUF2069 domain-containing protein yields the protein MSDTPLPPSSVRATRWFAVGSLVGLIVLGLAWELWLAPLRPGGSLLALKVLPLVIPLAGLYKNRMYTYRWVSLMIWLYFTEGVVRAWSDTNGVGQILALIEVLLCLVLFAACAWHVRLRLRHAKAAAAAASARQLEASAQ
- a CDS encoding FAD-binding oxidoreductase produces the protein MTSSATPTALIDQLRAIVGASHVLNEGDLTAYEQDWRKRARGKSLAVVRPANAQQVADVVKACAAAGTAVIPQGGNTGLAVGSIPDDSGTQVVLSLQRLNAIRSIDAANLTMTVEAGCILQTLQETAEKAGYLFPLSLAAEGSCTIGGNLATNAGGTQVVRYGNTRDLCLGLEVVTPQGEIWEGTSGLRKDNTGYDLRDLIVGSEGTLGIITAATMKLYPLPAAQLTAWAAVPSLDHAVTLLGLAHKHLGSGLTGFEVMGKFALSLVDKHMPQLRVPFIKDEGVPYCVLLENSDSESEDHARARFEALLETAFEDGCVSDAVVAENLTQAHQLWHIRESIPLAQAEEGLNIKHDISIPVSRIPAFVEATDALLQREIAGVRLVNFGHLGDGNLHYNVQAPENIDTKAFLKNEEERINTLVYDAVEQFGGSFSAEHGVGSLKVDKLEKHKSPVALEMMRAIKRGLDPKNILNPGRVIRV